The Bos indicus x Bos taurus breed Angus x Brahman F1 hybrid chromosome 11, Bos_hybrid_MaternalHap_v2.0, whole genome shotgun sequence sequence TGCTTAATTCTCTACTCCCTGGCCCTTTTCCAGGATTCTTCAAACTTTCAGACTTACCCAAGACCCCAGTCCCACTCCTGACTCTGATCAGAACTacctccctttttaaaaaagcgtttcttgtttattgtttattaACGTAGGAAAGGTCACAAACAAGCAGAACCATCTTTTTGATGTGACAGTAAGAACATGTAGTGTTGTTTCTTTTCTGAAAGTCTTTaagaacagaattttaaattttagtttaggTTTAGAAAtgatcttgatttttctttcctaatggTAATAGCTAAAAGCAGTGTACAAATATGAATACTTGAACAGTAAAAGTATAGGCAGTTTTTTCAGTTGTTCTGTTGTGTCTTAATCTTTTCATTGGATGCATTGGTATAAGcagatgcttttaaaaaacaagagcCATTAATAGCTTGTCTTCTAAAGTATCTAAAATGGgatgatacacacatacactttccttcattcaacaaatgattTTTGAACACTCACTATATACTGAACACTGCTATATGCACTGGGGGTACAGCCGTGAACAAAATGGGCCAAGTGCCTGCCCCTGAGTGCTCCCTTTTCTTGCCTTCTGCCTGGACTGTTCCTAGTGTATCATGTCCCACAGGCAGGCAGCCCTGGAGATCACTGCTCGCTACTGCAGCCGGGAGCTGGAGCAGTATGGCCAGTGTGTGGCAGCCAAACCGGAGTCATGGCAGCGAGACTGTCACCACCTTAAGATGAGCATTGCCCAGTGCACATCCGCCCAGTGAGTGTGGGCAAGTACGGGACAGTGGGGGTGGGCAGCGGAGTGGAAGTCTCCCTGGCTTGAAATACCCTGCGTCCCGCAGCCCAATCATCCGTCAGATCCGCCAGGCCTGTTCGGAGCCTTTCAAGGCCTTTGAGGAATGTCTTCGACAGAATGAGGCCGCCATGGGCAACTGTGCGGAGCATGTGCGCCG is a genomic window containing:
- the CHCHD5 gene encoding coiled-coil-helix-coiled-coil-helix domain-containing protein 5 isoform X1 — protein: MQAALEITARYCSRELEQYGQCVAAKPESWQRDCHHLKMSIAQCTSAHPIIRQIRQACSEPFKAFEECLRQNEAAMGNCAEHVRRFLQCAEQVQPTHRPSTLEGCSLCIVSMTRICRFWNQGEESRVPFLTTTHNKQVVNLRLYWNQGPGLQKMNACSRG
- the CHCHD5 gene encoding coiled-coil-helix-coiled-coil-helix domain-containing protein 5 isoform X2; translation: MQAALEITARYCSRELEQYGQCVAAKPESWQRDCHHLKMSIAQCTSAHPIIRQIRQACSEPFKAFEECLRQNEAAMGNCAEHVRRFLQCAEQVQPTHRPSTLEADPICLLPYPRPLSPPHCLSALQGWGKKKIITGFNVKST
- the CHCHD5 gene encoding coiled-coil-helix-coiled-coil-helix domain-containing protein 5 isoform X4, with amino-acid sequence MQAALEITARYCSRELEQYGQCVAAKPESWQRDCHHLKMSIAQCTSAHPIIRQIRQACSEPFKAFEECLRQNEAAMGNCAEHVRRFLQCAEQVQPTHRPSTLEHNPQGS
- the CHCHD5 gene encoding coiled-coil-helix-coiled-coil-helix domain-containing protein 5 isoform X3; the protein is MQAALEITARYCSRELEQYGQCVAAKPESWQRDCHHLKMSIAQCTSAHPIIRQIRQACSEPFKAFEECLRQNEAAMGNCAEHVRRFLQCAEQVQPTHRPSTLEAHPLPAS